In the Onychostoma macrolepis isolate SWU-2019 chromosome 09, ASM1243209v1, whole genome shotgun sequence genome, one interval contains:
- the si:ch211-184m13.4 gene encoding G-protein coupled receptor 183 has protein sequence MTDETMPMNGSSTNQTCDVFIYKESARIFFPIFYCLIFVISVAGNSLVLCITCQKKQKMNSTTIYIINLAISDTLFTLALPGRITYYIRGFDWPFGDFLCRLTAMIFYCNTYASIGFMTCISVDRYLAMLHRQRCQRLRKTKVVRGICILIWVVVLLETSPLLMKNTMEYRSSHRTCMEFSNFDSHWMAFVLLFACIIGFCFPLGLILCCYSQVSCKLSKTAKENPVTNRSGSNSRAKNMILLILLSFVVCFSPYHINIMQFVVKRLYNVPTCEDLKTLKLSLQVTVAMMNFNSCLDPIIYFFAIKTYKQRVMSLFKSYISISASSRSMQENSSSNT, from the coding sequence ATGACAGACGAAACGATGCCAATGAATGGGAGCTCCACAAACCAGacttgtgatgttttcatcTACAAGGAGTCTGCTCGGATCTTCTTTCCCATTTTCTATTGTCTGATTTTTGTCATCAGCGTGGCAGGTAACAGCCTGGtcctctgcatcacctgtcAGAAAAAGCAGAAGATGAACTCCACCACGATATATATCATCAACCTGGCCATCTCTGACACCCTCTTCACCTTGGCTCTTCCTGGCAGGATCACCTACTACATCCGAGGCTTCGACTGGCCTTTTGGAGATTTCTTGTGCCGGCTGACTGCCATGATCTTCTACTGCAATACCTACGCTAGCATCGGCTTCATGACCTGCATCAGTGTAGATCGCTACTTGGCCATGCTGCACCGTCAGAGGTGTCAAAGACTGAGGAAAACCAAAGTCGTGCGAGGTATCTGCATTCTGATATGGGTGGTGGTGCTTCTTGAGACATCCCCTCTGCTCATGAAGAACACCATGGAATACAGATCCAGTCATCGAACATGCATGGAGTTCTCTAATTTTGATAGCCATTGGATGGCATTCGTTCTCCTGTTCGCTTGCATCATTGGGTTTTGCTTTCCACTGGGACTCATCCTGTGCTGCTACAGTCAGGTCAGCTGCAAGCTCTCCAAGACGGCCAAGGAAAACCCGGTGACCAACAGGTCTGGAAGCAACAGCAGGGCCAAAAATATGATCCTGCTCATTCTGCTGAGCTTCGTGGTGTGTTTCAGTCCCTACCACATCAACATCATGCAGTTTGTAGTGAAAAGGTTGTACAATGTGCCCACTTGTGAGGACTTAAAGACTTTGAAATTGTCACTGCAGGTGACCGTTGCCATGATGAACTTTAACAGCTGCCTTGACcctattatttacttttttgccATCAAAACCTACAAGCAGAGAGTCATGAGTCTTTTTAAGAGCTACATTTCCATTTCAGCATCCTCCAGGAGCATGCAGGAGAACAGCAGTAGTAATACATGA